A part of Fibrobacter sp. UWR4 genomic DNA contains:
- a CDS encoding type IV pilin protein — protein sequence MNHLQNKGFTLVELMVVIVIMGVLAAVGVPKLTSAVAKSKASEVAPAATTYIKLQSAYVMEH from the coding sequence ATGAATCACTTGCAAAATAAAGGTTTTACTCTCGTTGAACTCATGGTCGTAATTGTAATCATGGGCGTTCTCGCTGCTGTTGGAGTTCCCAAATTGACCTCTGCAGTTGCAAAATCCAAGGCTAGCGAAGTGGCCCCTGCGGCAACCACCTACATCAAGTTGCAGAGCGCTTATGTGATGGAACATTAG
- a CDS encoding type IV pilin protein, with amino-acid sequence MREKGFTLVELMVVITIMGILSAIAVPKFFGQTSKAKAAEVTPAAMTYIALQKAYLMEKQKIGTWKRIGYSAPKDGNFRYDNGGQINRVIDRKIILQELSGDGKIGWRAENTVGLDGCHSGNQWTITLVALSETNVDFRQQIARSTTSQYCKPLTGDGWNF; translated from the coding sequence ATGAGGGAGAAAGGCTTTACTCTTGTGGAGTTGATGGTGGTGATTACGATTATGGGAATCCTATCTGCAATCGCCGTCCCGAAATTTTTTGGACAGACTTCAAAGGCAAAGGCAGCGGAAGTGACTCCAGCCGCCATGACTTATATTGCGTTGCAGAAAGCCTACCTGATGGAAAAGCAGAAAATCGGTACCTGGAAAAGAATCGGCTACAGCGCTCCGAAAGACGGGAACTTCAGGTACGATAACGGCGGCCAGATTAACCGTGTCATAGACAGAAAAATAATTTTGCAGGAGCTGTCCGGTGACGGTAAGATAGGTTGGCGCGCCGAAAATACTGTTGGCCTCGACGGCTGCCACTCCGGCAACCAATGGACGATAACCCTTGTGGCATTAAGCGAGACTAATGTGGATTTCAGGCAGCAGATAGCCAGATCCACCACATCCCAGTACTGCAAGCCCTTGACTGGGGATGGGTGGAATTTTTAG
- a CDS encoding Tfp pilus assembly protein FimT/FimU has product MTHVQKNGFTLVELLVVIAIMGILSAMGVAGLQGAVENTRVDDAAKNITAFLERTANEANRLSETLCLKVGTNNRRLFVYKGSDCSKLAEGSPSLYSMELDNPLKFVTSCPDYESDKNWLSGTNGVFKPRLGLSAAPVSGVVCAQYGDKPHYAVALKNEDVNYIEAQTCDEGDCE; this is encoded by the coding sequence TTGACACACGTACAAAAAAACGGTTTTACTCTGGTTGAACTCTTGGTGGTCATTGCCATCATGGGTATTCTCTCTGCTATGGGTGTCGCTGGACTGCAGGGGGCTGTGGAAAATACCCGTGTGGACGATGCCGCGAAGAACATTACGGCTTTCCTGGAACGAACCGCTAATGAAGCAAACCGACTTTCAGAAACCTTGTGTTTAAAGGTAGGAACCAATAACCGTAGACTGTTCGTATATAAGGGGAGCGACTGCTCTAAGCTTGCTGAGGGATCGCCGTCGCTATATTCCATGGAATTGGATAATCCGCTAAAGTTCGTCACTTCCTGTCCGGACTATGAAAGTGATAAAAACTGGCTGAGCGGAACAAACGGTGTCTTTAAACCCAGATTGGGGCTTTCCGCTGCTCCGGTATCAGGGGTCGTCTGCGCTCAATATGGGGATAAGCCTCATTATGCGGTTGCCCTGAAAAATGAAGATGTCAACTACATAGAAGCCCAGACTTGTGACGAAGGTGATTGCGAATAG
- a CDS encoding type II secretion system protein: MWRNILNIFSRQGSSCKGGFGIMEVMVSIVVLGFLYMALLKLQASNDETVLRLRCRDGAVQVAQEIMDSLKAKGSASIASSNDAETQIQLDERVRTWDRALGGATTVKYTPILTVAKTEDYMVQSGSNYETVQHIYAKQVNVKVEWRFKGSNQSINVSGVIR; the protein is encoded by the coding sequence ATGTGGAGAAATATACTGAACATCTTTAGCCGTCAGGGCTCGTCTTGCAAAGGGGGCTTTGGCATCATGGAAGTCATGGTGTCTATTGTCGTTCTTGGTTTTTTGTACATGGCCCTGCTCAAACTCCAGGCGAGCAATGATGAGACTGTCCTTAGGCTCCGTTGCCGTGATGGAGCGGTGCAGGTTGCCCAGGAAATTATGGACTCCTTGAAAGCGAAAGGAAGTGCTTCTATTGCATCCAGTAACGATGCTGAAACCCAAATCCAGCTTGATGAACGTGTTCGTACCTGGGACCGTGCTTTGGGGGGAGCGACTACGGTCAAGTACACTCCTATCCTTACTGTTGCGAAAACCGAAGATTACATGGTTCAGAGTGGTTCCAATTACGAAACTGTTCAGCACATTTATGCCAAGCAGGTGAATGTCAAAGTGGAATGGCGTTTTAAGGGCTCGAACCAGTCCATCAACGTTTCGGGGGTAATCCGATGA
- a CDS encoding prepilin-type N-terminal cleavage/methylation domain-containing protein, translated as MNKRGMTLMELLVYMAIVGIVVVVAGTAFTNSTKMRIRTEGKLEASALAENIGSLLRDDIAQMGAKRAYNYTSSGMSDGSFGFNGSVYMSLDPSAPDSSSYALVHLSSDADSLTMKRMSYDSLGNFQRVEEVAWYLKNGVLYRSCKTIENEGVDECPAEDANEVSVAENVSKFKLLPSKPGVESSDYTVSAGKVYPRLLPSNVDTSTHEFKLVARTDADNDFFWVETTPKNGGTSVKIAGFATNYDYENDAINVIGKRANQLYVATAEASTNPWNEQCSKIDSLQAGVEYEISFNVPYSNDDSRSFCPGKDHIAVGFRKKDTGAKITELNDFLFYPPQSSGASTERRFRFSVANTVKDLCMAFTFVMYSPAVNIGTIILENVQLNQVESSNYSFEDGYNPTNALDKRNVKAFKLNLQLQVNNEAGAVSLVVPTPGNGPRD; from the coding sequence ATGAATAAACGTGGTATGACATTGATGGAACTTTTGGTGTACATGGCGATTGTTGGAATCGTCGTGGTGGTGGCAGGTACAGCCTTCACCAACAGCACCAAGATGCGCATTAGAACGGAGGGTAAACTGGAGGCTAGTGCTCTAGCTGAAAATATCGGATCTTTGTTACGGGACGATATAGCTCAGATGGGGGCTAAGAGAGCTTATAACTACACATCTAGCGGAATGAGTGATGGTTCCTTCGGCTTTAATGGATCTGTTTATATGTCTCTGGATCCTAGCGCCCCTGATTCATCTTCTTATGCTCTCGTCCATTTGAGTAGTGATGCGGATAGTCTTACCATGAAGCGTATGAGCTATGATTCCCTGGGAAACTTCCAGAGAGTCGAAGAAGTTGCTTGGTATCTGAAAAATGGTGTATTGTATAGATCTTGCAAGACTATTGAAAATGAAGGTGTGGATGAATGTCCGGCAGAGGATGCCAATGAAGTGAGTGTTGCGGAAAATGTTTCCAAGTTCAAGCTGCTTCCGTCAAAACCCGGAGTAGAATCATCGGACTATACTGTATCTGCGGGGAAAGTCTATCCCCGTTTGCTTCCGTCCAATGTTGATACATCGACTCACGAATTTAAGCTTGTTGCGAGAACGGATGCCGACAATGATTTCTTTTGGGTTGAAACAACTCCAAAAAATGGGGGAACTTCCGTTAAGATTGCTGGATTTGCTACGAATTATGACTACGAAAATGATGCTATCAATGTTATTGGCAAGAGGGCTAATCAGCTATATGTAGCAACAGCTGAAGCCTCAACCAATCCTTGGAATGAACAGTGCTCAAAAATTGACAGCCTTCAGGCTGGTGTAGAATACGAAATTTCGTTTAATGTTCCCTATAGCAATGACGATAGTAGATCTTTTTGCCCTGGCAAGGATCATATTGCTGTAGGATTCAGGAAAAAGGATACTGGGGCGAAAATAACGGAATTAAATGATTTCCTTTTTTATCCGCCGCAATCTTCTGGTGCAAGTACTGAACGACGATTCCGTTTCTCTGTGGCGAATACTGTCAAGGATTTGTGCATGGCATTTACATTCGTTATGTATTCTCCTGCTGTAAACATAGGAACAATTATTCTTGAAAACGTTCAGCTAAATCAAGTGGAATCTTCGAATTACAGTTTTGAAGATGGATATAATCCTACTAACGCTTTAGATAAACGAAATGTTAAGGCTTTCAAGTTGAATCTTCAACTGCAAGTAAATAACGAAGCGGGTGCCGTTTCTTTAGTCGTTCCCACTCCGGGTAATGGACCCAGAGACTAA
- a CDS encoding type II secretion system protein, protein MFTLGFTIVELMVVIAILGILSSVVVPKVAEVVVRAKASEISPAAMTYTKLQSAYLYEGSVKVFSQK, encoded by the coding sequence ATTTTTACGCTTGGCTTTACAATTGTGGAGCTGATGGTGGTGATTGCCATTCTTGGCATTCTGTCCTCCGTCGTGGTTCCAAAAGTGGCGGAGGTTGTGGTAAGGGCCAAGGCTAGCGAGATTTCGCCGGCTGCCATGACTTATACCAAACTGCAATCTGCCTACCTGTACGAAGGTAGTGTCAAGGTTTTTTCGCAAAAATAG
- a CDS encoding PD-(D/E)XK nuclease family transposase, which translates to MNKEEMNNFLVEVYDTHKANGDVNAVITKYEKQYKYVYFYNDMCAKHILTGNNDLSLVTDLANAALRLTGSDCISNPTLENPAIGGGLVHKDIEHDIFLNIPRKDADGKKLPGDRIGIEFQHVGYDVYNNRLLFYVARDVSNSLLKGDFYDKMPCVHLISFQMFDYKPWKTSQKYIHTVRYQDDEQSPFSDRQSITIVEVGKFLKHADTDFANDSSRIAQWLRAIDTLNSNGDYTPFASDAIFSRLQKYAEMSTFMPELFIEDGKNMRDTAEVLAYIARKEERNAKIIAEQGQTIAEQARKIAELEAKLAENCK; encoded by the coding sequence ATGAATAAAGAAGAAATGAACAACTTCCTCGTCGAAGTCTATGACACTCACAAGGCGAACGGCGATGTGAATGCCGTAATCACCAAGTACGAAAAGCAGTACAAGTACGTGTACTTTTACAATGACATGTGCGCAAAGCACATCCTCACGGGAAACAACGACCTGTCGCTGGTGACGGACCTCGCCAATGCGGCACTCCGCCTGACCGGAAGCGATTGTATCTCCAACCCGACCCTCGAAAATCCGGCAATTGGCGGCGGACTCGTCCATAAGGACATCGAACATGATATTTTTCTGAACATCCCCCGTAAAGACGCGGACGGCAAGAAACTCCCTGGAGACCGCATCGGCATCGAGTTCCAACATGTCGGGTATGACGTGTATAACAACCGTCTGTTGTTTTATGTAGCCCGCGACGTGAGCAACTCGCTATTGAAAGGCGACTTTTACGACAAAATGCCTTGCGTACACCTGATTAGCTTCCAGATGTTCGACTACAAGCCTTGGAAAACATCCCAGAAGTATATCCATACCGTACGCTATCAAGATGACGAACAATCTCCCTTCAGTGACCGTCAGTCGATCACCATCGTGGAGGTGGGCAAGTTCCTGAAGCATGCGGACACGGATTTCGCCAACGATTCCAGCCGCATAGCCCAGTGGCTCCGCGCTATTGACACCCTTAACAGCAATGGGGACTACACCCCCTTTGCTTCCGACGCCATTTTCTCTCGCTTGCAAAAGTACGCCGAAATGAGTACATTTATGCCTGAGCTCTTTATTGAGGATGGTAAAAATATGAGGGACACCGCAGAAGTACTGGCCTATATCGCTCGAAAAGAAGAACGCAACGCGAAGATCATTGCCGAGCAGGGGCAGACCATCGCCGAGCAGGCTCGCAAAATTGCGGAGCTCGAGGCCAAACTGGCTGAAAACTGCAAATGA
- a CDS encoding Rpn family recombination-promoting nuclease/putative transposase: MNKRKHDGFLKYTYSKPVNAKALLQIASRTNKNLAAILAEVDLETLEEIPEAFNEVGERGEADLAFKVKAINGGEIRFGLLLEHKSSPDNGIMAQIGKYAIRVMVDKNNSEYAWMPTKAIVIYNGTDPWDPLAQYKNIHAMYNGRIPHFEFAFVNLAEIDDDYCLAHGNAEAAIGAITMKYAFDMEKYNAMLPKIEKKLATLPNSESACLVSKIELYLGEYISQEALEDLKMAFKSIGQRLGFVSAGDERRALERSNRRLKSANKAKDAVIADKDAMIADKDAQLADSARRIAELEAKLAEMGK; this comes from the coding sequence ATGAACAAACGAAAACACGACGGCTTCCTGAAGTATACCTACTCGAAACCGGTTAATGCAAAAGCCCTGCTCCAGATCGCGTCAAGGACGAACAAGAACCTTGCCGCCATCCTTGCGGAAGTGGATCTAGAAACCCTGGAGGAAATTCCCGAGGCGTTCAATGAAGTGGGCGAGCGGGGCGAGGCGGATCTCGCCTTCAAGGTAAAGGCGATCAATGGCGGAGAAATCCGGTTCGGCTTGCTTCTGGAACATAAATCCTCGCCCGATAACGGAATCATGGCGCAGATCGGCAAGTACGCCATCCGTGTGATGGTGGATAAGAATAATTCAGAATACGCCTGGATGCCTACTAAAGCAATCGTCATTTACAACGGCACCGACCCCTGGGATCCGCTGGCACAGTACAAGAATATTCACGCCATGTACAACGGACGTATTCCTCACTTCGAGTTCGCCTTCGTGAACCTTGCGGAAATTGATGACGATTACTGCCTTGCGCACGGCAACGCCGAGGCCGCCATCGGCGCAATAACCATGAAGTATGCCTTTGACATGGAAAAGTATAACGCAATGCTACCGAAAATAGAGAAGAAACTGGCAACATTGCCCAACAGCGAAAGCGCTTGTCTTGTCAGCAAGATTGAATTATATTTAGGTGAGTATATCAGCCAAGAGGCGTTGGAGGATTTGAAAATGGCATTCAAGAGTATTGGACAAAGGCTTGGCTTTGTAAGCGCCGGTGACGAACGTCGTGCCCTCGAGCGTAGTAACCGTAGGCTCAAGTCGGCGAACAAGGCCAAGGATGCCGTTATCGCTGACAAGGACGCCATGATTGCAGACAAGGACGCCCAATTGGCGGATAGCGCCCGCAGAATTGCGGAGCTCGAGGCCAAACTGGCTGAAATGGGCAAGTAA
- a CDS encoding type IV pilin protein encodes MRKQGFTLVELMVVITIMGILSSVVVPKVAGAVVKARASEISPAAMTYTKLQSAYLYEHKAFGSWKKIGYQSPGGKKGRTDTFKYSKGDVTTSIRGRNVGSTLKGEGKVAWLAENRVGLGKCHVGNQWQIRVVATSDTEIEYRPEIVQSKTSSSCVSLAKDWGNFDLQASLVTAPSNYAGHEPSSSGSAIPGGPASPETPGDEIIVAGGNPPAGPSGGETPSSSTASSSSAILVASKFVDEDEKWEEEDDGSCGVMYTSAGNRCPPSWCKLNGNVARNHGGWSNDGHKWNECYVARQELISEAAEQGLVTCKNEKNCKVSKTSKGSTITINGNKISVADEEDDSESETPVTYSGKGRVNAEKALGDKVMCAEDKNDNACSSWRLARECPYPNKEYTQCSSWNI; translated from the coding sequence ATGAGGAAGCAGGGTTTCACACTTGTGGAGCTGATGGTGGTAATTACCATCATGGGCATCCTCTCATCGGTTGTTGTTCCGAAGGTGGCTGGCGCCGTGGTGAAGGCCAGGGCTAGCGAGATTTCTCCGGCGGCTATGACTTATACCAAGTTGCAGTCTGCCTACCTGTACGAACACAAGGCTTTTGGCTCCTGGAAGAAGATTGGTTACCAGTCTCCGGGTGGCAAGAAGGGAAGGACGGACACCTTTAAGTACTCCAAGGGTGACGTCACCACCTCCATTAGGGGTAGGAACGTTGGTTCTACCCTGAAGGGGGAGGGTAAAGTGGCCTGGCTGGCCGAAAATCGCGTGGGTCTGGGCAAATGCCATGTGGGTAACCAGTGGCAGATTCGTGTGGTCGCTACTAGCGATACCGAAATCGAATATCGCCCGGAAATCGTGCAATCAAAGACGTCTTCAAGTTGCGTGTCGCTGGCAAAGGACTGGGGCAACTTCGACTTGCAGGCTTCCTTGGTTACGGCGCCCAGCAACTATGCCGGCCACGAACCTTCTTCCAGCGGGTCCGCAATTCCGGGTGGCCCTGCATCTCCGGAAACTCCGGGTGACGAAATCATCGTTGCTGGCGGCAATCCTCCTGCAGGTCCTTCGGGTGGCGAAACTCCGTCCTCTTCCACAGCATCTTCCAGCAGCGCTATCCTGGTTGCCTCGAAGTTTGTGGACGAAGATGAAAAGTGGGAAGAAGAGGATGATGGTAGCTGCGGCGTGATGTACACGTCTGCTGGTAATCGCTGTCCGCCTAGCTGGTGTAAGCTGAATGGCAATGTTGCCCGCAACCATGGTGGTTGGAGCAATGATGGCCATAAGTGGAATGAATGCTATGTGGCTCGCCAGGAACTGATTAGCGAAGCTGCTGAACAGGGTCTTGTAACTTGCAAGAACGAAAAGAACTGCAAGGTGTCCAAGACGTCCAAGGGTTCTACCATCACGATCAACGGTAACAAGATTAGCGTTGCTGACGAAGAGGATGATAGTGAATCTGAAACTCCTGTTACCTACAGCGGCAAGGGTCGAGTCAATGCGGAAAAGGCTCTGGGCGACAAGGTAATGTGCGCCGAGGACAAGAACGACAATGCCTGCAGCAGCTGGCGCCTGGCTAGAGAATGTCCGTATCCCAATAAGGAATACACCCAGTGCTCTAGCTGGAATATCTGA
- a CDS encoding ATP-dependent endonuclease, translating into MQPQALRLSEITISNLRSIQRQTFPLSGFTALIGYNNAGKTNILMGIRWLLAHFSLDISYFDDPNHPVEVEGVFDGISEQVLARLGEDLAQEISPFLVNAGPNIGQLRVKKVQRIPGENPESVEFFAFVPSNKRNGANRKEWVRVTDGFMAAFSRMFPESIAIWDFEGNQAFVKLLHEIFKPLERRFGGEITMLLAKFRDLLSPDSENRAEEISSFDKDVNEKLRPLFPSVKVELDIPVPTMETFLKKANLKVIDEDDGFERDINRMGAGSQRAIQMALIRYLADIKKHHNNHYLSRTLLLIDSPELYLHPQAVELVRVALKNLSNEGYQVVFATHSAQMVTSEDVSTSLLIRKNKERGTFMRKRMEDAVHQVVQDAPSQLQMLFSLSNSNEFLFADYVLLTEGKTELRVLPALFERVTGQSFALIKCALVRQGGVSNTRKSMQVLGAMDMPVRAIVDLDYAFTTATHDGFLDFNDPDIRYCQNLFRELAFQHHMRLVNGLPVSKHSNTTAAQAYAMMAAMPEAERPIRSIHAKLRSQGIWVWTKGAIEEHLGLEAKSEAAWSKFIERSKSPNFTKSLPDYASIEELCRWIIEGAHG; encoded by the coding sequence ATGCAGCCACAAGCATTAAGATTATCTGAGATTACGATTTCGAATCTGCGATCCATTCAGCGTCAGACGTTTCCGCTGAGTGGTTTTACTGCTTTGATTGGCTATAACAATGCGGGTAAGACCAATATCCTGATGGGTATCAGGTGGTTGCTTGCCCATTTTTCCCTGGATATTTCCTATTTCGACGACCCGAACCATCCGGTAGAGGTGGAGGGTGTTTTCGACGGTATTTCCGAACAGGTGCTGGCTCGCCTGGGCGAGGATCTTGCCCAGGAAATCAGCCCGTTCCTGGTAAATGCGGGGCCGAACATTGGACAGCTCCGTGTGAAGAAGGTGCAGCGCATCCCGGGGGAAAATCCGGAGTCTGTGGAATTTTTCGCCTTTGTTCCCAGCAACAAACGTAATGGCGCCAACCGTAAGGAATGGGTCCGGGTGACGGATGGTTTTATGGCGGCCTTTAGTCGTATGTTCCCGGAGTCTATTGCCATTTGGGACTTTGAGGGGAACCAGGCTTTCGTAAAGCTTCTGCATGAGATTTTCAAGCCGCTGGAGCGTCGTTTTGGCGGTGAGATCACCATGCTGCTGGCAAAGTTCAGGGACCTGCTTTCGCCGGATAGTGAAAACCGGGCGGAAGAGATTTCCTCCTTCGACAAGGACGTGAACGAGAAGTTGCGCCCGCTGTTTCCTAGCGTGAAGGTGGAGCTGGATATTCCTGTGCCCACCATGGAAACTTTCCTGAAGAAGGCGAACTTGAAGGTCATCGACGAGGATGACGGTTTTGAGCGTGATATTAACCGCATGGGGGCGGGTTCCCAGCGCGCAATCCAGATGGCGTTGATCCGCTACCTGGCGGACATCAAGAAGCATCATAACAACCACTACCTGAGTCGCACGTTGCTGCTGATTGATTCGCCGGAACTGTACTTGCACCCGCAGGCGGTGGAACTGGTGCGTGTCGCCCTGAAGAACCTCAGTAACGAGGGCTACCAGGTGGTGTTCGCTACCCACAGTGCCCAGATGGTGACCAGCGAAGACGTAAGCACGTCACTCCTGATTCGTAAGAACAAGGAGCGCGGTACCTTCATGCGTAAGAGGATGGAGGACGCCGTTCACCAGGTGGTTCAGGATGCGCCCAGCCAGCTTCAGATGTTGTTCAGCCTGAGCAACAGTAATGAATTCTTGTTCGCGGACTATGTGCTCCTGACGGAAGGTAAAACGGAACTTCGTGTATTGCCGGCTTTGTTCGAGCGAGTCACGGGGCAAAGTTTCGCATTGATCAAGTGCGCCCTGGTGCGTCAGGGTGGGGTAAGCAATACCCGCAAGAGTATGCAGGTCCTGGGTGCTATGGATATGCCTGTCCGCGCCATTGTGGACTTGGATTACGCATTCACGACGGCGACTCATGACGGGTTCCTGGATTTCAACGATCCGGATATTCGCTACTGTCAGAACTTGTTTAGGGAACTGGCGTTCCAGCACCACATGCGTCTGGTCAATGGGCTGCCTGTAAGTAAACACAGTAACACCACCGCCGCCCAGGCCTATGCCATGATGGCAGCCATGCCGGAGGCGGAACGTCCTATCCGGAGCATTCACGCAAAGCTTCGCAGCCAGGGTATCTGGGTGTGGACCAAGGGCGCCATCGAGGAGCATTTGGGTCTGGAAGCCAAGAGCGAGGCTGCCTGGAGCAAGTTCATCGAACGGAGTAAATCTCCCAATTTCACCAAATCCTTGCCGGATTATGCCAGCATCGAGGAACTTTGTCGCTGGATTATCGAGGGAGCCCACGGTTAG
- a CDS encoding LamG-like jellyroll fold domain-containing protein, with protein sequence MILDIAKRRFATFGVVLASSLAGLLGCSESNVAGNSAETGSPELAGVLYLDGGKPAAMARVQCVPSGYDSRKDSLPSAFVTTTDESGSYLLDSVPSGMYSLEAFEPESGKMLLLQGIEIPDSGKVAISDTLLSAGYFAVDLDDESLDGSVGSALVPGTTILRPFKVEGSLIVVDSLPAASMDLILYFDDGSEAYRFDVDVPAADTAVIRLEHDSAVVDTVIRRFVAPLAWPAGADTSMGTYSSDIPLAIRLDSANCDFEDFENLQGRWEAFRLSTDGTRSASLPISQSYFDIKEQRALFWVRVDSLNVTDSLELVFNTSKPSVYAQDVFPTSRMYTAVYHFDGDLETVADEAEKQNYVGTGVGLKATVGVLGQGALFDGESYMTVENSAATDSSRVSDLNYIGTNFFTFSLWVKLDDVKTSQTIFAKSDRQYDLRFVPDSGFVINFYHRAEAFKGGANDTSNYKLVKFGGADQVKAGEWVFVCISRGEKINMFVNDHKVEQVTVMLSWDGKAGTDYDFEVGRMNGGAGPSHYFKGSMDELFAAGSSRQDSWMLTTYLNQRPGSEWPKVIAK encoded by the coding sequence ATGATTTTGGATATTGCAAAGCGACGTTTTGCGACTTTTGGGGTCGTACTGGCCAGTTCTCTGGCTGGACTTTTGGGGTGTTCCGAAAGTAATGTCGCTGGCAATAGCGCTGAAACCGGCTCTCCGGAACTGGCTGGCGTTCTCTATCTGGATGGCGGCAAGCCCGCCGCAATGGCCCGGGTGCAGTGCGTTCCTTCCGGATATGATTCCCGAAAAGACTCCCTTCCCAGTGCATTTGTGACGACTACTGATGAATCCGGCTCCTACTTGCTGGATTCTGTCCCGTCGGGTATGTATTCCCTGGAAGCCTTTGAGCCTGAATCCGGCAAGATGCTTTTGCTGCAGGGGATTGAAATTCCGGATAGCGGTAAGGTGGCCATTAGCGATACCTTGCTTTCCGCTGGCTATTTCGCCGTGGACCTGGATGACGAATCCCTGGATGGTTCTGTAGGTTCCGCCCTGGTGCCTGGAACCACGATCCTTCGCCCCTTCAAGGTGGAAGGTTCCCTGATTGTGGTGGATTCCCTGCCTGCGGCGTCCATGGACTTGATCCTGTATTTTGATGATGGCAGTGAGGCCTATCGCTTTGATGTGGATGTGCCAGCAGCCGATACTGCGGTTATCAGGCTGGAACATGATTCTGCGGTGGTAGATACTGTTATCCGCCGTTTTGTGGCGCCTTTGGCATGGCCTGCAGGTGCCGATACTTCCATGGGGACTTATTCCAGCGATATCCCGTTGGCAATTCGCCTGGATAGCGCCAATTGCGACTTCGAGGATTTTGAAAATCTCCAGGGCCGCTGGGAGGCGTTCCGCCTTTCCACCGATGGAACTCGCTCCGCCTCCCTGCCTATTTCCCAGAGTTATTTTGATATCAAGGAACAGCGTGCCCTGTTCTGGGTTCGTGTGGATTCCCTGAATGTGACGGATTCCCTGGAACTGGTGTTCAATACCAGCAAGCCTTCTGTTTACGCCCAGGATGTGTTCCCCACAAGCCGCATGTATACAGCGGTCTATCACTTTGATGGTGACCTGGAAACGGTGGCCGATGAAGCGGAAAAGCAGAATTATGTTGGCACGGGTGTTGGCCTGAAGGCTACGGTAGGTGTCCTTGGCCAGGGGGCTTTATTTGATGGCGAAAGCTATATGACGGTGGAAAATTCCGCCGCAACGGATTCGTCTCGAGTGAGTGACTTGAATTATATTGGGACTAACTTCTTTACTTTCTCCTTGTGGGTAAAACTGGATGACGTCAAGACTTCCCAGACCATATTTGCAAAGAGTGACCGCCAGTACGATTTGCGGTTTGTCCCGGATTCCGGATTTGTAATTAACTTCTACCATAGGGCAGAGGCTTTCAAGGGCGGTGCAAACGATACGTCCAACTACAAGTTGGTGAAGTTTGGTGGCGCTGACCAGGTGAAGGCCGGAGAATGGGTTTTCGTCTGCATTAGCCGTGGCGAAAAGATCAATATGTTCGTCAACGATCATAAGGTGGAACAGGTGACGGTCATGCTTTCTTGGGATGGCAAGGCTGGAACTGATTACGATTTCGAGGTGGGCCGCATGAATGGTGGGGCCGGACCTAGCCATTATTTCAAGGGTTCTATGGATGAACTCTTTGCTGCAGGATCATCCCGTCAGGATTCCTGGATGCTGACGACTTACTTGAATCAGAGACCGGGTAGCGAGTGGCCTAAGGTCATCGCGAAATAA